A window of the Bufo gargarizans isolate SCDJY-AF-19 chromosome 1, ASM1485885v1, whole genome shotgun sequence genome harbors these coding sequences:
- the PMAIP1 gene encoding phorbol-12-myristate-13-acetate-induced protein 1: MHRRAVVCVVALVTSLVLIPVICVARSANIPTSQKTSMKPGRPSWKKLQPPDKEIVVEVAKQLRLIGDKYNMKQKILNIVTKILSPGT; the protein is encoded by the exons ATGCACAGAAGAGCAGTGGTGTGTGTGGTGGCCCTCGTCACAAGCCTGGTCCTTATACCTGTCATCTGTGTCGCCCGCTCTGCCAACATACCCACTTCACAGAAAACAAGCATGAAGCCTGGAAGACCCTCCTGGAAAAAGCTGCAGCCCCCAG ACAAAGAAATCGTAGTGGAGGTGGCGAAGCAGCTGCGCCTGATCGGCGACAAATACAATATGAAGCAAAAAATTCTCAACATCGTGACCAAGATCCTGAGTCCGGGAACCTGA